A region of Streptomyces sp. NBC_01788 DNA encodes the following proteins:
- a CDS encoding transposase: MGGLREVAASFVVPGPSGVAIRAGLKGLSGQDETVLRQVGALLGSLASRDLKARCAAGSAHDSEQWARRKRALTGQSSSRWAGSITKATHDQWALARRGQLAHIHRLRAGVETITYRLAQPVGAKGAKGAPGGYRSEREWFAKSRRLHVLEDRLERVRADWEAGRVRVVRGGKKLLNTRHHLEAAGLTEAQWRSRWQAQRWFLQADGESGKRFGNETIRVTFGGEVSIKLPVPLANLANAPHGRYVLACRVRFHHRGEQWADRVAANRAVAYRIHHDVDRGRWYVTASWQTPPVRTVPLSAARAGGLAGVDMNADHLAAWRLDTHGNPLGAPRRFDYQLTGTAQHRDAQLRHALIRLLHWTARHGLSLAIEDLDFTAEKTREKHGRRKRFRKLISGMPTARLRARLVSMAAELGVPVVAVDPAYTSRWGAQHWQQPLTTKNRKPTRHDAAAVAIGRRALGCAIRRRTAPPPHDRSDRVGHRTVQAASGTPGREGPRPRVPGPRTRSVPPGRGAKAGDQCAHNRSGHTAEHEPWHQDSLPLSF, from the coding sequence CTGCTCGGCTCGCTGGCCTCCCGCGACCTGAAGGCCCGCTGCGCGGCGGGGTCGGCTCACGACAGTGAGCAGTGGGCGCGGCGGAAGCGGGCGTTGACCGGGCAGTCGTCGTCGCGGTGGGCGGGCAGTATCACCAAGGCCACGCATGATCAGTGGGCGCTGGCCCGGCGCGGGCAGCTCGCCCACATCCACCGCCTGCGGGCGGGCGTCGAGACGATCACGTACCGGCTCGCACAGCCCGTCGGGGCGAAGGGTGCCAAGGGGGCGCCGGGAGGTTACCGCTCCGAGCGGGAGTGGTTCGCCAAGTCCCGGCGGCTGCATGTCCTTGAGGACCGGCTGGAGCGGGTGCGGGCCGACTGGGAGGCCGGGCGGGTGAGGGTGGTGCGCGGCGGCAAGAAGTTGCTCAACACCCGGCATCATCTGGAGGCCGCCGGGCTGACCGAGGCGCAGTGGCGGTCGCGGTGGCAGGCCCAGCGGTGGTTCCTGCAGGCCGACGGTGAGTCCGGGAAGCGGTTCGGAAACGAGACGATCCGCGTCACATTCGGCGGTGAGGTGAGCATCAAGCTCCCAGTGCCGCTGGCCAACCTGGCCAACGCGCCCCACGGCCGGTACGTGCTTGCCTGCCGCGTTCGCTTCCACCACCGGGGCGAGCAGTGGGCCGACCGCGTCGCGGCGAACCGTGCGGTGGCCTACCGCATTCACCACGACGTAGACCGGGGCCGCTGGTATGTGACCGCGTCCTGGCAGACCCCGCCGGTGCGGACCGTGCCGCTTTCGGCGGCGCGTGCGGGTGGGCTGGCCGGGGTGGACATGAACGCCGACCACCTGGCCGCCTGGCGCCTGGACACACACGGAAACCCCCTCGGCGCGCCCCGCAGATTCGACTACCAGCTGACCGGCACCGCACAGCACCGCGACGCACAACTGCGCCACGCCCTGATCCGCCTGCTGCACTGGACCGCCCGCCACGGTCTGTCCCTCGCGATCGAGGACCTCGACTTCACCGCCGAGAAGACCCGGGAGAAACACGGCCGCCGCAAACGGTTCCGCAAACTGATCTCCGGCATGCCCACCGCCCGCCTGCGCGCACGGCTGGTGTCCATGGCCGCCGAGCTCGGTGTCCCCGTCGTCGCCGTCGACCCCGCCTACACCAGCCGCTGGGGCGCCCAGCACTGGCAACAACCCCTCACCACCAAGAACAGGAAGCCCACCCGCCACGACGCTGCCGCAGTGGCGATCGGACGACGCGCCCTGGGATGTGCGATCAGGCGTCGGACGGCACCGCCCCCACACGACCGGAGCGATCGTGTGGGGCATCGGACCGTCCAGGCCGCATCGGGCACCCCGGGGCGTGAGGGACCCCGCCCCCGCGTTCCCGGACCACGGACACGATCCGTGCCGCCCGGACGCGGAGCGAAAGCGGGCGACCAGTGTGCCCACAACCGTTCGGGGCACACGGCTGAGCACGAGCCCTGGCATCAGGACTCACTCCCGCTCAGTTTCTAG